In the Brachionichthys hirsutus isolate HB-005 unplaced genomic scaffold, CSIRO-AGI_Bhir_v1 contig_205, whole genome shotgun sequence genome, one interval contains:
- the LOC137915604 gene encoding cilia- and flagella-associated protein 70-like, protein TMENELTIDVTVTRGNVLTEKKADSFQSVLQVEYDGAVVGESDKKQADPLRECVDYSFTCSFHCSKDAQALSNMAQKPVILTVTEVLPEEKKVDAKTVQGQAVVDLLPLLQGQCSFLFTVPVNVVTRSPAKESHASSSKMLERHPELQQSTLDVCVSVSDPVLSEAEVSTSNLLKVTVETAYSVPEAWMLQSGSAPCTYTGTAALQVPLTAEKDQLLVFGEGKLKAGSQREERCRQKKRPHQAKLVPRNHFLPGVFFQAESIEEEDGELTSLKDREFRNEAETTKSRLSWDTEAHCFMDEGGTTRLQQKITESRFWPVEIMRSSAPQSKVSETKLFSEENLEIPLHGVAFVDMARLLYPGISRIRGAYSIQAFSEAVLQKKQRGNQMNASTTSSGAESLSETELSHNNREGNIYEEARTYILIEIALEKLLVPKTSAAQLAQRVRELVPPRPPLTAGPCRADRAVLDFHRQVGNVVMHVSDQHEEIFGTSSKPIENCHDEQIRVQLIGALKESGRYLVFKERMKHAVVRVVRDKMQQREPFTDPQKHRAFVSKLYAYLVDEMHVALNKIYSDDIDDDPPFEIQLSCSQLIHFAREAHFTGDYQQAAQFRQELVGRCSSDPSHVFESGGLYMLTGDYEKAKNCFHDAVSIQQTHQPSLMMCGVLAAMFEHYEEAQSFYERTASIDPSNVAAWTLLGLLHKSLKESILAERAFLEAGRQLRAREAMEQTQREEEKEKDQQEEDMAIPTYTQRGKQDSGAKEVNPGQNISPRSIPVKLSSSIYSETVQFLLQNSALQMAEEALSQELMASDGGRSASYLHHVAQLQILRADYCSAATSLKEALFHNKQDPAIWALSGHCHYLQGALGDAEECYEQSLNFLKQPPDSHLILLRLGFIYLEQRKVEQATAVYLKACEQSPSCLTWLGLGTACYQLGELSTAENAMIEANRLNNQNPEVWAYLSLIYLRSGRRKDAEEFFKCATRFNLQKKSLLTEFNELKTRLSCTHLA, encoded by the exons ACCATGGAGAACGAATTGACGATAGATGTGACTGTCACCCGTGGAAATGTCCTG acaGAGAAGAAGGCAGACAGCTTCCAGAGTGTCCTGCAGGTTGAATATGATGGAGCTGTTGTGGGAGAGTCAGACAAGAAGCAGGCTGACCCCCTGAGGGAGTGTGTTGACTACAGCTTCACCTGCAGCTTCCACTGCAGCAAGGATGCTCAGGCTCTGAGTAACATGGCCCAAAAACCAGTCATAT TGACAGTGACAGAGGTCCTGCCCGAGGAGAAGAAAGTCGATGCGAAGACGGTACAGGGTCAAGCTGTGGTAGACCTGCTTCCTTTGCTGCAAG GTCAGTGCAGCTTTTTGTTCACAGTCCCGGTGAATGTAGTGACCAGGTCCCCAGCCAAAGAGAGCCATGCCTCCAGCAGCAAG ATGTTGGAAAGGCATCCGGAACTTCAG CAATCAACcctggatgtgtgtgtcagtgtgtcgGATCCAGTGTTGTCTGAGGCAGAAGTCTCAACCTCCAACCTGCTGAAGGTAACTGTGGAGACAGCCTACTCCGTCCCTGAGGCATGGATGCTGCAGTCTGGCTCTGCACCCTGCACATATACCGGTACTGCTGCTCTGCAGGTCCCACTTACTGCAGAG AAAGATCAGCTGCTGGTGTTCGGTGAAGGCAAGCTGAAGGCGGGGTCGCAGAGGGAGGAAAGGTGTAGGCAGAAGAAGAGACCACATCAGGCTAAACTGGTCCCCCGGAACCACTTCCTGCCTGGTGTCTTTTTCCAGGCAGAGTCGATTGAAGAGGAGGACGGTGAGCTGACTAGCTTGAAG GACAGGGAGTTCCGCAATGAGGCAGAGACCACGAAGAGCAGGCTGAGCTGGGACACAGAGGCTCACTGCTTCATGGATGAAGGAGGAACCACCAG ACTACAGCAGAAAATCACTGAGAGCAGATTCTGGCCAGTGGAGATCATGAGGTCGTCTGCTCCACAGTCAAAAGTATCAGAAACCAAACTG TTTTCAGAGGAAAACTTAGAGATCCCCCTCCACGGTGTGGCATTTGTGGACATGGCACGGCTCCTGTATCCTGGAATCAGCCGGATCAGAGGAGCATATAGCATCCAAGCCTTCTCCGAGGCTGTGTTACAGAAAAAG CAACGTGGAAATCAAATGAACGCATCTACAACCAGCAGCGGGGCAGAAAGCCTGTCCGAAACTGAGCTCTCACACAATAATAGAGAGGGAAAT ATATATGAGGAAGCCCGAACCTACATTCTGATTGAGATCGCcttggagaagctgctggtacCCAAAACTTCTGCAGCACAGCTGGCCCAAAG GGTGAGGGAGTTGGTCCCACCGAGACCTCCACTTACTGCAGGACCTTGTAGAGCAGACAGA GCAGTGCTCGATTTTCACAGGCAAGTAGGCAACGTGGTGATGCATGTTTCAGACCAGCATGAGGAAATATTTGGAACGAGTAGCAAGCCAATTGAAAACTGTCACGATGAGCAAATAAGGGTTCAATTAATAGGAGCACTGAAGGAATCTGGGAGATACCTTGTGTTCAAGGAACGAATGAAG CATGCAGTCGTGAGGGTTGTACGTGACAAGATGCAACAGAGAGAGCCGTTTACAGACCCTCAAAAACACAGGGCATTTGTCAGCAAGCTCTATGCCTACCTGGTGGATGAAATGCATGTCGCTCTCAACAAG ATTTATTCTGATGACATTGATGATGATCCCCCATTTGAGATCCAGCTAAGTTGTTCTCAGCTCATACATTTTGCCAGAGAGGCTCATTTTACTGGGGATTACCAGCAGGCTGCTCAGTTCCGCCAAGAG CTGGTGGGACGGTGCTCTAGTGATCCCTCCCACGTGTTTGAGTCGGGAGGCCTCTACATGCTGACGGGAGACTATGAGAAAGCTAAAAACTGTTTCCATGATGCTGTGTCCATCCAGCAGACACACCAACCTAG TCTGATGATGTGTGGCGTCCTGGCAGCGATGTTTGAGCACTACGAGGAGGCCCAGAGCTTTTATGAGCGAACTGCCAGCATAGACCCATCCAATGTGGCGGCCTGGACACTCCTTG GTTTACTTCATAAGAGTCTAAAGGAATCCATACTGGCTGAAAGGGCTTTTCTGGAGGCTGGGCGTCAGCTGAGGGCAAGAGAAGCAATGGAGCAAAcacagagggaagaggagaaggagaaagaccAGCAAGAAGAAGACATGGCCATACCTACAT ATACACAGCGTGGAAAGCAGGACTCAGGAGCAAAAGAAGTGAATCCAGGACAGAATATCAGCCCCAGATCAATTCCAGTGAAACTCTCCTCCAGCATTTACTCAGAGACGGTtcagttcctgctgcagaacagtGCCCTGCAG ATGGCAGAGGAGGCTCTGTCCCAGGAGCTGATGGCGTCTGATGGGGGTCGCAGCGCCTCCTATCTTCATCACGTGGCTCAATTACAGATTCTTCGGGCTGACTATTGCAGCGCTGCCACCAGCCTCAAGGAGGCGCTGTTTCATAACAAGCAG GATCCAGCCATCTGGGCTCTGAGTGGTCACTGTCACTACCTGCAAGGGGCTTTGGGTGATGCAGAGGAATGCTATGAACAGAGCCTGAACTTTCTGAAGCAGCCCCCAGACTCTCACCTTATCCTCCTCCGCCTGGGATTCATCTACCTCGAGCAGAGAAAG GTTGAGCAAGCCACAGCTGTCTACCTGAAGGCTTGTGAGCAGTCTCCATCCTGCCTGACCTGGCTGGGCCTGGGAACTGCTTGTTATcag CTGGGAGAGCTGTCCACTGCAGAGAATGCTATGATTGAGGCTAACCGTTTGAACAACCAGAACCCAGAGGTGTGGGCTTACCTGTCTCTGATCTACCTCAGG tctGGCAGAAGAAAGGATGCAGAGgagttttttaaatgtgcaacgAGG TTCAACCTGCAGAAGAAGTCACTCCTCACAGAGTTCAATGAGCTGAAGACCCGGTTGTCCTGCACTCATCTGGCATGA
- the LOC137915600 gene encoding uncharacterized protein: MVILDVLIVGGGPHALTLASLLLGPPSNPIPGHDQLLSRPCSISPKPQPRLKTISKKCYDSKKKRRAPSGALLEELLSTSERASCPLLSLRVVDSYGEWTALWESQFTALNIPHLRSHALVHTDPHDKRALLEFSLKQERSEELHSLPDRICILDENAFFNDMRLGKKEKKRLNITTTLKKSLSLSLPGTKLSVDFFKDQVERYDLDKLLVKGTVESITPVIEHQEEMDEETDQIREQEMLRGMGRKRDGSRKSVKYFQVKLQEDMILKALQIVMATGPTRAQMANIPSWVKNIGENYPEGRLQHTVNLMHHLASAHQRQRESNPAHVCEAGQRVMVIGGGLTSAHVVAGALQDGASQVTWVMRNHLQLKQFDVGDVEGLAGRYSHTEHGIKMDGQAYLRQFHNERSLHKRLAMIYQARKGGAVTPEAYVHLQPFILSGRVDVKTFCEVGDTSWCYRRQAWSLSLSTGDRWTGDMIWLATGCKLDVRQDPLLSGVMKEFPIQVIDGWPCISESLRWAEECPLYLMGQYSALQVGPHAVNLAGGQAASMRIAKDIVHRQQPDAAEASEPREGKSKTEGYIQQMRGLLWL; encoded by the exons ATGGTGATATTGGATGTGTTAATAGTAGGAGGTGGCCCTCATGCGCTGACCTTGGCCAGCTTACTATTGGGCCCTCCTTCAAACCCGATTCCTGGACATGACCAACTCCTCTcccgcccctgctccatctctccAAAGCCCCAGCCAAGACTGAAAACAATCAGCAAGAAATGCTACGACAGCAAGAAGAAGAGGCGGGCACCATCTG GGGCGTTGTTGGAGGAGCTACTATCAACATCAGAGAGGGCCTCCTGCCCATTGCTGAGCCTCAGAGTTGTAGATTCATATGGCGAGTGGACCGCACTGTGGGAGAGTCAGTTCACAGCTCTGAACATCCCTCATCTGCGCTCACACGCGCTGGTGCACACAGATCCACACGATAAG AGAGCGCTGCTGGAGTTTAGTCTGAAGCAGGAGCGTTCAGAGGAGCTCCACAGCCTTCCAGACCGGATTTGCATTCTggatgaaaatgcattttttaatgACATGAGGCTCGGCAAGAAGGAAAAGAAACGGCTCAACATCACAACAACATTAAAGAAGAGTTTATCCCTCAGTCTGCCAGGAACCAAACTGAGTGTGGATTTCTTCAAAGATCAG GTGGAGAGATACGACCTGGACAAACTTCTGGTGAAGGGAACAGTGGAGAGCATCACTCCTGTGATCGAGCACCAGGAGGAGATGGACGAAGAGACGGATCAGATTAGGGAGCAGGAAATGTTGAGGGGGATGGGAAGGAAGCGGGATGGATCAAGAAAAAGCGTCAAATATTTTCAAGTCAAACTTCAAGAAGACATGATCCTGAAAGCCCTTCAAATCGTTATGGCAACGGGTCCTACACGGGCCCAGATGGCAAATATCCCTTCATGGGTGAAAAACATTGGAGAGAACTATCCAGAGGGGCGTTTGCAACACACGGTGAACCTCATGCACCACCTGGCATCTGCTCAtcagagacagcgagagagcaATCCTGCTCACG TATGCGAGGCCGGGCAGAGAGTAATGGTCATAGGTGGAGGTCTCACCAGCGCTCACGTGGTTGCAGGTGCGCTGCAGGACGGTGCCAGCCAGGTGACATGGGTCATGAGGAATCACCTGCAG TTAAAGCAGTTTGACGTGGGCGACGTGGAGGGCCTGGCGGGTCGCTACTCCCACACCGAGCACGGTATAAAGATGGATGGCCAAGCCTATCTACGGCAGTTCCACAACGAACGGAGTCTCCACAAACGACTGGCTATGATTTATCAAGCGAGGAAAGGAGGGGCCGTCACCCCGGAAGCCTACGTCCACCTCCAACCGTTCATCCTGTCTGGGCGGGTGGATGTGAAGACATTCTGTGAG GTGGGAGACACGAGCTGGTGCTACAGGAGACAGGCCTGGAGTCTGTCCCTCAGCACTGGGGACCGCTGGACAGGAGATATGATCTGGCTCGCCACTGGTTGCAAACTGGACGTCAGACAGGACCCGTTGCTTTCTGGGGTGATGAAGGAGTTTCCCATTCAG GTGATTGATGGTTGGCCTTGCATATCGGAAAGCTTGCGGTGGGCGGAGGAGTGCCCGCTCTATCTGATGGGGCAGTACTCAGCCCTCCAG GTTGGACCTCATGCAGTCAACTTGGCTGGTGGACAGGCGGCCAGCATGCGAATCGCCAAGGACATCGTGCATCGCCAGCAGCCGGACGCTGCAGAGGCTTCTGAGCCAAGGGAGGGGAAGTCAAAGACTGAAGGGTACATCCAACAGATGCGAGGCCTGCTGTGGCTTTAA
- the LOC137915606 gene encoding uncharacterized protein, with amino-acid sequence MEPKNQKGAVFIVHKVQDGTHQYGVENVLKYEKASGLNSFASGDKLMAINGLDLQNIMPEDLAKMLTMGSPTLTVHKDNRKEEHIEQSPPAEDTLVPVSKESTLLCFSMEMIREGDLKKNEYEVDEEERPILEQEVCKEDEEKEDMPDLLIVSMTKTSISLVSGRGCDDGPCEECRGTECSLNDVVLVTESSTLVVVSRGSGSLKLEKSSDYEIKQVASDLYLRGICSERSLYASPNPEKMTIYFYKSTGDNFRGLPVVLNLSKTNCFLRCCKQEQRVLLKVQSCEKERLKHISKSDESTLAFVFYMKSDRSKQRTFESAVNPGWFIHIINTDFVEVARLDGGTEEQSLLFIIQN; translated from the exons ATGGAGCCAAAG aatcagaagggaGCTGTATTCATCGTCCACAAAGTCCAAGACGGAACGCACCAGTATGGAGTCGAAAATGTGCTGAAGTACGAAAAAGCAAGTGGACTAAATTCATTTGCCAG TGGAGACAAACTGATGGCAATAAATGGCTTGGACCTGCAGAATATCATGCCTGAGGATTTGGCAAAAATGTTAACAATGGGAAGTCCAACACTG ACAGTGCACAAGGACAACCGGAAGGAGGAGCACATAGAGCAGTCCCCCCCAGCGGAGGACACGTTAGTTCCTGTCTCAAAGGAGTCCACACTGCTCTGTTTCAGTATGGAAATGATTAGGGAGGGCGACTTGAAAAAGAATGAATATGAGGTGGATGAGGAAGAGAGGCCGATTCTAGAGCAGGAAGTTTGCAAAGAagatgaggagaaagaggacatGCCGGATCTCCTCATTGTTTCAATGACAAAAACCAGTATCTCCTTGGTGAGTGGGCGAGGCTGTGATGATGGCCCCTGTGAAGAATGTCGTGGGACAGAATGCAGCTTGAATGATGTTGTCTTGGTGACAGAATCCAGCACGCTGGTGGTTG TTTCGAGAGGAAGTGGAAGCCTCAAGCTGGAGAAGTCGTCAGACTATGAAATCAAACAGGTGGCCTCTGATCTCTACCTCAGAGGTATTTGTTCGGAACGGTCCCTTTATGCGTCACCGAATCCAG AAAAGATGACTATATACTTCTACAAATCAACCGGGGATAATTTCAGAGGACTGCCTGTTGTCCTCAACTTAAGCAAGACCAACTGCTTCCTAAGATGCTGCAAACAAGAACAGAGGGTTCTCCTAAAAGTGCAG TCATGCGAGAAGGAGAGGCTAAAACATATCTCAAAGAGCGACGAGAGCACCCTCGCTTTCGTCTTTTACATGAAGTCGGATCGTTCGAAACAGCGGACGTTCGAGTCAGCGGTGAATCCTGGCTGGTTCATCCATATCATCAACACAGACTTCGTGGAGGTGGCACGCTTAgatggagggacggaggagCAATCACTTCTCTTCATCATCCAGAATTGA